The following coding sequences are from one Delphinus delphis chromosome 19, mDelDel1.2, whole genome shotgun sequence window:
- the DCAF7 gene encoding DDB1- and CUL4-associated factor 7 isoform X2: MEMLRGLNEVQLVGLDEESSEFICRNTFDHPYPTTKLMWIPDTKGVYPDLLATSGDYLRVWRVGETETRLECLLNNNKNSDFCAPLTSFDWNEVDPYLLGTSSIDTTCTIWGLETGQVLGRVNLVSGHVKTQLIAHDKEVYDIAFSRAGGGRDMFASVGADGSVRMFDLRHLEHSTIIYEDPQHHPLLRLCWNKQDPNYLATMAMDGMEVVILDVRVPCTPVARLNNHRACVNGIAWAPHSSCHICTAADDHQALIWDIQQMPRAIEDPILAYTAEGEINNVQWASTQPDWIAICYNNCLEILRV, translated from the exons ATGGAgatgttgagaggattaaatgag GTCCAGCTTGTTGGTTTAGACGAAGAGAGTTCGGAGTTTATTTGCCGGAACACCTTCGACCATCCGTACCCCACCACAAAGCTCATGTGGATCCCTGACACAAAAGGCGTCTATCCAGACCTGCTGGCGACGAGTGGCGACTATCTCCGCGTGTGGAGG GTTGGTGAAACAGAGACCAGGCTGGAATGTTTGCTAAACAATAACAAGAACTCGGATTTCTGTGCTCCTCTGACCTCCTTTGACTGGAATGAGGTGGATCCTTATCTTTTAG GTACCTCCAGCATTGACACGACGTGTACCATATGGGGGCTGGAGACCGGGCAGGTGTTGGGGCGAGTGAATCTTGTGTCCGGCCATGTGAAGACCCAGCTGATTGCCCATGACAAAGAG GTCTATGATATTGCATTTAGCCGGGCCGGAGGCGGCAGGGACATGTTTGCCTCTGTGGGTGCTGATGGCTCGGTGCGGATGTTTGACCTCCGTCATCTAGAGCACAGCACCATCATTTACGAAGACCCACAGCATCACCCACTGCTTCGCCTCTGCTGGAACAAGCAGGACCCCAACTACCTGGCCACCATGGCCATGGACGGAATGGAG GTAGTGATTCTGGACGTTCGAGTTCCCTGCACGCCTGTCGCCAGGTTAAACAACCACCGAGCATGTGTCAATGGCATTGCTTGGGCCCCACATTCATCCTGCCACATCTGTACTGCAG CGGATGACCATCAGGCCCTCATCTGGGACATCCAGCAAATGCCTCGGGCCATCGAGGACCCTATCCTGGCCTACACAGCCGAGGGAGAGATCAACAACGTGCAGTGGGCGTCGACTCAGCCCGACTGGATTGCCATCTGCTACAACAACTGCCTGGAGATACTCAGAGTGTAG